In Salmo trutta chromosome 16, fSalTru1.1, whole genome shotgun sequence, a genomic segment contains:
- the LOC115150798 gene encoding 6-phosphofructo-2-kinase/fructose-2,6-bisphosphatase 4 isoform X3, translated as MMRGCSRSKSTQNLDQTVCMTNCPTLIVTVGLPARGKTYISKKLTRYLNWIGVPTREFNVGQYRRECLKIYKSFEFFRPDNEEGLKIRQQCASAALKDVRQYLTDGGQVAVFDATNTTRERRETITAFAEQNGFKVFFVESVCEDPEVIAENIVQVKLGSPDYTNCNTEEAMEDFKKRIKCYENSYETLDEVLDRHLSYIKIMDVGRRYLVNQVQDHIQSRIVYYLMNIHITPRSIYLCRHGESDLNVKGCIGGDSGLSPRGKEFAKYLHQFIQSQEIGDLKVWTSQMKRTIQTAEAVSVPYEQWKALNEIDAGVCEEMMYEEIQQHYPLEFAMRDQDKYRYRYPKGESYEDLVQRLEPVIMELERQEHVLVICHQAVMRCLLAYFLDKTAEELPYLKCPLHTVLKLTPVAYGCKVESIYLNVDAVNTHRERPENVNIHRTTEDALQTVPAHL; from the exons ATGATGAGAGGCTGCAGTCGTTCCAAAAGCACGCAGAATCTGGATCAGACGG TATGTATGACCAACTGTCCCACCCTGATAGTGACGGTGGGCCTCCCAGCCAGAGGGAAGACCTACATCTCTAAGAAGCTCACCCGCTATCTCAACTGGATTGGTGTTCCCACCAGAG AATTCAATGTTGGGCAGTACCGGCGTGAGTGTCTGAAGATCTACAAGTCCTTTGAGTTCTTCCGTCCAGACAATGAGGAGGGCCTGAAAATCAGACA GCAGTGTGCGTCAGCAGCACTGAAGGATGTCAGACAGTACCTCACTGATGGAGGCCAAGTTGCT gtgtttgatgctaCTAACAccactagagagaggagagagactatcACTGCGTTTGCTGAGCAGAATGGCTTCAAG GTGTTCTTTGTAGAGTCTGTTTGTGAAGACCCTGAAGTCATTGCAGAGAACATTGTG CAAGTGAAGCTGGGCAGCCCTGACTACACCAACTGCAACACAGAGGAGGCTATGGAGGACTTCAAGAAGAGGATCAAGTGTTATGAGAACTCCTATGAGACCCTGGATGAGGTTCTGGACAG GCATCTGTCCTACATTAAGATCATGGATGTGGGCCGGAGGTACCTGGTGAACCAGGTCCAGGACCACATACAGAGCAGGATTGTCTACTACCTCATGAACATCCATATCACGCCACGCTCCATCTACCTGTGTCGCCATGGAGAGAGTGACCTCAACGTCAAGGGCTGCATTGGAGGAGACTCTGGGCTTTCACCCAGGGGCAAGGAG TTTGCCAAGTATCTGCACCAGTTCATCCAGTCTCAGGAGATCGGTGATTTGAAGGTGTGGACCAGCCAGATGAAGAGGACCATCCAGACAGCTGAGGCTGTGTCTGTACCCTACGAGCAGTGGAAGGCTCTCAACGAGATAGACGCG GGTGTATGTGAGGAGATGATGTATGAGGAGATCCAGcagcactaccctctggagtTTGCAATGAGGGACCAGGACAAGTACCGCTACCGTTACCCCAAGGGAGAG TCCTATGAGGACCTGGTGCAGAGGTTAGAGCCGGTCATCATGGAGCTGGAGCGGCAGGAGCATGTCCTGGTCATCTGTCATCAGGCTGTTATGCGCTGCCTGCTGGCCTACTTCCTTGATAAGACAGCAG aggAGCTGCCCTACCTGAAGTGCCCACTGCACACCGTGCTGAAGCTCACACCAGTTGCTTATG GCTGTAAGGTGGAGTCCATCTACCTAAATGTGGATGCAGTGAACACTCACAGAGAACGACCAGAG AACGTCAACATTCATCGCACCACAGAAGATGCCTTGCAGACAGTCCCAGCTCACCTCTGA
- the LOC115150798 gene encoding 6-phosphofructo-2-kinase/fructose-2,6-bisphosphatase 4 isoform X1, producing MVPQSIMTTTSRPHQTALMRDRSPETLQQKKRRRATVTEATMSSVEVGMEARPSNSATPRELTQNPLKKIWMPLPCKNGLPDKRICQRMVCMTNCPTLIVTVGLPARGKTYISKKLTRYLNWIGVPTREFNVGQYRRECLKIYKSFEFFRPDNEEGLKIRQQCASAALKDVRQYLTDGGQVAVFDATNTTRERRETITAFAEQNGFKVFFVESVCEDPEVIAENIVQVKLGSPDYTNCNTEEAMEDFKKRIKCYENSYETLDEVLDRHLSYIKIMDVGRRYLVNQVQDHIQSRIVYYLMNIHITPRSIYLCRHGESDLNVKGCIGGDSGLSPRGKEFAKYLHQFIQSQEIGDLKVWTSQMKRTIQTAEAVSVPYEQWKALNEIDAGVCEEMMYEEIQQHYPLEFAMRDQDKYRYRYPKGESYEDLVQRLEPVIMELERQEHVLVICHQAVMRCLLAYFLDKTAEELPYLKCPLHTVLKLTPVAYGCKVESIYLNVDAVNTHRERPENVNIHRTTEDALQTVPAHL from the exons ATGGTTCCTCAGTCCATTATGACAACCACCAGCAGACCTCATCAAACAGCACTGATGCGAGACAGATCTCCTGAAACGCTCCAACAGAAGAAAAGGCGCCGCGCCACAGTAACAGAGGCCACCATGTCCTCCGTGGAAGTCGGAATGGAAGCAAGACCATCAAACTCTGCAACGCCGCGGGAACTAACTCAAAACCCGCTCAAGAAAATCTGGATGCCGTTGCCTTGTAAAAATGGCCTTCCTGATAAACGCATTTGTCAAAGAATGG TATGTATGACCAACTGTCCCACCCTGATAGTGACGGTGGGCCTCCCAGCCAGAGGGAAGACCTACATCTCTAAGAAGCTCACCCGCTATCTCAACTGGATTGGTGTTCCCACCAGAG AATTCAATGTTGGGCAGTACCGGCGTGAGTGTCTGAAGATCTACAAGTCCTTTGAGTTCTTCCGTCCAGACAATGAGGAGGGCCTGAAAATCAGACA GCAGTGTGCGTCAGCAGCACTGAAGGATGTCAGACAGTACCTCACTGATGGAGGCCAAGTTGCT gtgtttgatgctaCTAACAccactagagagaggagagagactatcACTGCGTTTGCTGAGCAGAATGGCTTCAAG GTGTTCTTTGTAGAGTCTGTTTGTGAAGACCCTGAAGTCATTGCAGAGAACATTGTG CAAGTGAAGCTGGGCAGCCCTGACTACACCAACTGCAACACAGAGGAGGCTATGGAGGACTTCAAGAAGAGGATCAAGTGTTATGAGAACTCCTATGAGACCCTGGATGAGGTTCTGGACAG GCATCTGTCCTACATTAAGATCATGGATGTGGGCCGGAGGTACCTGGTGAACCAGGTCCAGGACCACATACAGAGCAGGATTGTCTACTACCTCATGAACATCCATATCACGCCACGCTCCATCTACCTGTGTCGCCATGGAGAGAGTGACCTCAACGTCAAGGGCTGCATTGGAGGAGACTCTGGGCTTTCACCCAGGGGCAAGGAG TTTGCCAAGTATCTGCACCAGTTCATCCAGTCTCAGGAGATCGGTGATTTGAAGGTGTGGACCAGCCAGATGAAGAGGACCATCCAGACAGCTGAGGCTGTGTCTGTACCCTACGAGCAGTGGAAGGCTCTCAACGAGATAGACGCG GGTGTATGTGAGGAGATGATGTATGAGGAGATCCAGcagcactaccctctggagtTTGCAATGAGGGACCAGGACAAGTACCGCTACCGTTACCCCAAGGGAGAG TCCTATGAGGACCTGGTGCAGAGGTTAGAGCCGGTCATCATGGAGCTGGAGCGGCAGGAGCATGTCCTGGTCATCTGTCATCAGGCTGTTATGCGCTGCCTGCTGGCCTACTTCCTTGATAAGACAGCAG aggAGCTGCCCTACCTGAAGTGCCCACTGCACACCGTGCTGAAGCTCACACCAGTTGCTTATG GCTGTAAGGTGGAGTCCATCTACCTAAATGTGGATGCAGTGAACACTCACAGAGAACGACCAGAG AACGTCAACATTCATCGCACCACAGAAGATGCCTTGCAGACAGTCCCAGCTCACCTCTGA
- the LOC115150798 gene encoding 6-phosphofructo-2-kinase/fructose-2,6-bisphosphatase 4 isoform X2, whose amino-acid sequence MVPQSIMTTTSRPHQTALMRDRSPETLQQKKRRRATVTEATMSSVEVGMEARPSNSATPRELTQNPLKKIWMPLPCKNGLPDKRICQRMVCMTNCPTLIVTVGLPARGKTYISKKLTRYLNWIGVPTREFNVGQYRRECLKIYKSFEFFRPDNEEGLKIRQQCASAALKDVRQYLTDGGQVAVFDATNTTRERRETITAFAEQNGFKVFFVESVCEDPEVIAENIVQVKLGSPDYTNCNTEEAMEDFKKRIKCYENSYETLDEVLDRHLSYIKIMDVGRRYLVNQVQDHIQSRIVYYLMNIHITPRSIYLCRHGESDLNVKGCIGGDSGLSPRGKEFAKYLHQFIQSQEIGDLKVWTSQMKRTIQTAEAVSVPYEQWKALNEIDAGVCEEMMYEEIQQHYPLEFAMRDQDKYRYRYPKGESYEDLVQRLEPVIMELERQEHVLVICHQAVMRCLLAYFLDKTAEELPYLKCPLHTVLKLTPVAYGCKVESIYLNVDAVNTHRERPENVEVSRMAEEALLTVPAHQ is encoded by the exons ATGGTTCCTCAGTCCATTATGACAACCACCAGCAGACCTCATCAAACAGCACTGATGCGAGACAGATCTCCTGAAACGCTCCAACAGAAGAAAAGGCGCCGCGCCACAGTAACAGAGGCCACCATGTCCTCCGTGGAAGTCGGAATGGAAGCAAGACCATCAAACTCTGCAACGCCGCGGGAACTAACTCAAAACCCGCTCAAGAAAATCTGGATGCCGTTGCCTTGTAAAAATGGCCTTCCTGATAAACGCATTTGTCAAAGAATGG TATGTATGACCAACTGTCCCACCCTGATAGTGACGGTGGGCCTCCCAGCCAGAGGGAAGACCTACATCTCTAAGAAGCTCACCCGCTATCTCAACTGGATTGGTGTTCCCACCAGAG AATTCAATGTTGGGCAGTACCGGCGTGAGTGTCTGAAGATCTACAAGTCCTTTGAGTTCTTCCGTCCAGACAATGAGGAGGGCCTGAAAATCAGACA GCAGTGTGCGTCAGCAGCACTGAAGGATGTCAGACAGTACCTCACTGATGGAGGCCAAGTTGCT gtgtttgatgctaCTAACAccactagagagaggagagagactatcACTGCGTTTGCTGAGCAGAATGGCTTCAAG GTGTTCTTTGTAGAGTCTGTTTGTGAAGACCCTGAAGTCATTGCAGAGAACATTGTG CAAGTGAAGCTGGGCAGCCCTGACTACACCAACTGCAACACAGAGGAGGCTATGGAGGACTTCAAGAAGAGGATCAAGTGTTATGAGAACTCCTATGAGACCCTGGATGAGGTTCTGGACAG GCATCTGTCCTACATTAAGATCATGGATGTGGGCCGGAGGTACCTGGTGAACCAGGTCCAGGACCACATACAGAGCAGGATTGTCTACTACCTCATGAACATCCATATCACGCCACGCTCCATCTACCTGTGTCGCCATGGAGAGAGTGACCTCAACGTCAAGGGCTGCATTGGAGGAGACTCTGGGCTTTCACCCAGGGGCAAGGAG TTTGCCAAGTATCTGCACCAGTTCATCCAGTCTCAGGAGATCGGTGATTTGAAGGTGTGGACCAGCCAGATGAAGAGGACCATCCAGACAGCTGAGGCTGTGTCTGTACCCTACGAGCAGTGGAAGGCTCTCAACGAGATAGACGCG GGTGTATGTGAGGAGATGATGTATGAGGAGATCCAGcagcactaccctctggagtTTGCAATGAGGGACCAGGACAAGTACCGCTACCGTTACCCCAAGGGAGAG TCCTATGAGGACCTGGTGCAGAGGTTAGAGCCGGTCATCATGGAGCTGGAGCGGCAGGAGCATGTCCTGGTCATCTGTCATCAGGCTGTTATGCGCTGCCTGCTGGCCTACTTCCTTGATAAGACAGCAG aggAGCTGCCCTACCTGAAGTGCCCACTGCACACCGTGCTGAAGCTCACACCAGTTGCTTATG GCTGTAAGGTGGAGTCCATCTACCTAAATGTGGATGCAGTGAACACTCACAGAGAACGACCAGAG AACGTAGAGGTGTCACGGATGGCAGAGGAGGCTTTGCTAACAGTACCAGCTCACCAGTGA